Proteins from a genomic interval of Luteibacter pinisoli:
- the dtd gene encoding D-aminoacyl-tRNA deacylase gives MIALIQRVEAARVEVDGQTVGAIGAGLLALVAVEPADGEAQCQRMLERLLGYRVFPDAEGKMNLGLAETGGGLLLVSQFTLAADTRKGMRPSFTTAAPPEVGLRWFDRLVALARDAHPPGVETGRFGAHMKVHLINDGPVTFRLEVR, from the coding sequence ATGATTGCACTCATCCAGCGTGTCGAAGCCGCGCGCGTCGAGGTTGACGGGCAGACCGTGGGCGCCATCGGCGCCGGGCTGCTGGCGCTCGTCGCGGTGGAGCCGGCCGATGGCGAGGCGCAGTGCCAGCGCATGCTGGAGCGCCTGCTGGGCTACCGGGTGTTCCCGGACGCCGAGGGCAAGATGAATCTTGGCCTGGCCGAGACCGGCGGCGGCCTGCTCCTGGTCAGCCAGTTCACCCTGGCCGCCGATACCCGCAAGGGCATGCGCCCCAGCTTCACCACGGCGGCGCCGCCGGAGGTTGGCCTGCGCTGGTTCGACCGGCTGGTGGCCCTGGCCCGTGATGCCCACCCCCCGGGGGTGGAAACCGGGCGCTTTGGTGCCCATATGAAGGTACACCTGATTAATGACGGCCCGGTCACCTTCCGCCTGGAGGTGCGCTGA